The Glycine max cultivar Williams 82 chromosome 12, Glycine_max_v4.0, whole genome shotgun sequence genome window below encodes:
- the LOC112998537 gene encoding auxin-induced protein 6B-like, with translation MGFRLPGIRKTSFSANKFASSKVMDVPKGYLAVYVGEKMRRFVIPVSYLNQPLFQDLLSQAEEDFGYHHPMGGLTIPCSEDVFQHITSCLN, from the coding sequence ATGGGTTTTCGCTTACCTGGAATCAGGAAGACATCGTTTTCTGCAAACAAATTTGCATCTTCAAAAGTCATGGATGTGCCGAAGGGCTACCTTGCAGTCTATGTTGGAGAGAAAATGAGGCGGTTTGTGATTCCAGTATCATACTTGAACCAACCATTATTCCAGGACTTGTTAAGTCAAGCTGAGGAAGATTTTGGATATCATCATCCAATGGGCGGCCTCACAATTCCTTGCAGTGAAGATGTATTCCAACATATAACTTCTTGCTTGAATTGA
- the LOC100793401 gene encoding indole-3-acetic acid-induced protein ARG7: MGFRLPGIRKSLFAANQASSKAVDAPKGYLAVYVGEKMKRFVIPVSYLNQPLFQDLLSEAEEEFGYDHPMGGLTIPCSEDTFQHITSFLN; encoded by the coding sequence ATGGGTTTTCGCTTACCTGGTATCAGAAAGTCATTATTTGCAGCAAATCAAGCATCTTCAAAAGCGGTGGATGCACCAAAGGGCTATCTTGCAGTCTATGTTGGAGAGAAAATGAAGCGGTTTGTGATTCCTGTTTCATACTTGAACCAACCTTTATTCCAGGACTTGTTGAGTGAAGCTGAGGAAGAGTTTGGCTATGATCATCCCATGGGTGGCCTCACAATTCCTTGCAGTGAAGATACCTTCCAACATATAACTTCTTTCTTGAACTGA